In a single window of the Pseudomonas sp. B21-015 genome:
- a CDS encoding TusE/DsrC/DsvC family sulfur relay protein — MKSLTVGTRAIELDKDGFLVELSDWSAEVAAALAAAEDIELSPEHWEILELLRSFYDEFQLSPATRPLIKYTALKLGPDKGNSLHLNRLFKGTPAKLAAKLAGLPKPTNCL; from the coding sequence ATGAAATCCCTGACGGTGGGCACCCGCGCCATTGAACTGGACAAGGACGGTTTCCTGGTCGAACTGAGCGACTGGTCTGCCGAGGTGGCCGCCGCCCTGGCCGCTGCCGAAGACATCGAGTTGAGCCCGGAACACTGGGAGATCCTTGAACTGCTGCGCAGTTTCTACGACGAATTCCAGCTGTCCCCCGCGACTCGCCCGCTGATCAAGTACACCGCATTGAAACTCGGCCCCGACAAGGGCAACAGCCTGCACCTGAACCGACTGTTCAAAGGCACCCCTGCCAAACTCGCCGCGAAACTGGCGGGCCTGCCCAAACCGACGAATTGCTTATGA
- a CDS encoding glycosyl transferase family protein, translating into MTDSPALTLETPAEHPFAQFVRILGKGKRGARNLTREEAREAMGLLLDDKVEDTQLGAFLMLLRHKEESAEEMAGFTEALRERLNPPALAVDLDWPTYAGKKRHLPWYLLAAKCLAQNGVRIFMHGGGAHTAGRLYSEQLLETLNIPLCRNWQQTGVALDQGGLAFMPLVDWAPQLQRMIDLRNTLGLRSPIHSLARILNPLGARCGLQSIFHPGYQAVHRDASGLLGDTAIVIKGDGGEIEINPDADSHLYGTTGGESWDEEWPQLSTQRHVKPASLDPEHLKAVWRGDVVDSYPQMALISTMALSLRGLGQPREQAFETAQQYWDARDRSI; encoded by the coding sequence ATGACCGACTCTCCAGCACTGACCCTCGAAACGCCCGCCGAGCACCCGTTCGCCCAGTTCGTGCGGATCCTTGGCAAAGGCAAACGCGGCGCCCGCAACCTGACCCGTGAAGAAGCCCGCGAGGCCATGGGCCTGTTGCTCGACGACAAGGTCGAGGACACCCAGCTCGGCGCGTTCCTGATGCTGTTGCGGCACAAGGAAGAAAGCGCCGAGGAAATGGCGGGGTTCACCGAAGCCTTGCGTGAACGCCTGAATCCACCGGCGCTGGCGGTCGATCTGGACTGGCCGACTTACGCCGGCAAAAAGCGTCACCTGCCATGGTATCTGCTGGCGGCCAAGTGCCTGGCGCAAAACGGCGTGCGCATCTTCATGCACGGCGGCGGCGCGCACACGGCGGGCCGGCTGTACAGCGAACAACTGCTCGAGACGCTGAATATTCCGCTGTGCCGCAACTGGCAGCAGACCGGTGTGGCGCTCGATCAGGGCGGTCTGGCGTTCATGCCATTGGTGGATTGGGCCCCGCAACTTCAGCGGATGATCGACCTGCGCAACACCCTGGGCCTGCGCTCGCCGATCCATTCCCTGGCGCGGATTCTCAACCCGCTGGGCGCCCGTTGCGGCCTGCAAAGCATTTTCCACCCCGGCTATCAGGCCGTGCATCGCGATGCCAGCGGCTTGCTGGGCGACACCGCCATCGTCATCAAGGGCGATGGTGGTGAAATCGAGATCAACCCGGATGCCGACAGTCACCTGTATGGCACCACCGGCGGCGAAAGTTGGGATGAAGAATGGCCGCAGCTGTCGACCCAGCGCCACGTCAAACCGGCGAGCCTGGATCCCGAGCATTTGAAAGCGGTGTGGCGTGGCGACGTGGTCGACAGCTACCCGCAAATGGCGTTGATCTCGACCATGGCCCTGTCCTTGCGCGGCCTCGGCCAGCCCCGCGAGCAAGCCTTCGAAACCGCCCAGCAGTACTGGGATGCCCGGGACAGATCGATTTAA
- the tusC gene encoding sulfurtransferase complex subunit TusC, producing the protein MAKSLLIISRQAPWSGPSSREALDIVLAGGAFDLPIGLLFLDDGVFQLAAKQDAKALQQKDLSANLQALPMFGVEDLFVCGESAAARGLDPKGLSLEEAQVLAAREITALIDRYDQVITL; encoded by the coding sequence CTGATTATCAGTCGTCAGGCGCCGTGGTCCGGGCCGAGCTCGCGGGAAGCGCTGGATATCGTGTTGGCCGGTGGCGCCTTCGATCTGCCGATCGGCCTGCTGTTCCTCGATGACGGCGTGTTCCAGCTCGCCGCGAAACAGGACGCCAAGGCGTTGCAACAGAAAGACCTGAGCGCCAACCTGCAAGCCTTGCCGATGTTTGGTGTCGAAGACCTGTTCGTGTGCGGTGAAAGCGCTGCTGCCCGTGGTCTGGACCCTAAAGGTCTGTCGCTTGAAGAAGCCCAGGTGCTGGCCGCCCGGGAAATCACCGCCCTTATAGACCGTTACGACCAGGTGATCACCCTCTGA
- the tusB gene encoding sulfurtransferase complex subunit TusB, whose amino-acid sequence MSTLHVLSHSPFGDDRLSSCLRVIGADDALLLSGDAAYALQPGTAPFSVLHARNLKLFILAEDAQARALQVPDWAKAIDYPAFVELSIHYDKVNSWL is encoded by the coding sequence ATGTCGACTTTGCATGTGTTGTCTCATTCCCCTTTCGGCGACGACCGCCTGAGCAGTTGCCTGCGCGTGATTGGCGCCGATGATGCGCTGTTGCTGAGTGGCGACGCGGCCTATGCCTTGCAGCCAGGCACCGCACCGTTCAGCGTGCTGCACGCCCGCAACCTGAAACTGTTCATACTGGCCGAAGATGCTCAGGCGCGGGCTCTGCAAGTCCCGGACTGGGCCAAGGCCATCGATTACCCGGCCTTCGTCGAGTTGTCGATTCACTACGACAAGGTCAACAGTTGGCTATGA